In a single window of the Lagenorhynchus albirostris chromosome 19, mLagAlb1.1, whole genome shotgun sequence genome:
- the ZNF581 gene encoding zinc finger protein 581 — translation MLVLPSPCPQPLALPSAEAMEAPPPRTGGSPEPGPSSSTGCPQTSSPSRPNHYLLIDTQGVPYTVLVDEESQRESGPDGASAQKKCYSCPVCSRVFEYMSYLQRHSITHSEVKPFECDTCGKAFKRASHLARHHSIHRAGGGRPHGCPLCPRRFREAGELAQHSRVHSGERPYQCPHCPRRFMEQNTLQKHARWKHP, via the coding sequence ATGCTGGTGCTGccgtccccctgcccccagcccctggcgctTCCCTCCGCTGAGGCCATGGAGGCGCCTCCCCCTCGGACAGGCGGGTCCCCAGAACCCGGACCTTCCTCTTCCACAGGATGTCCCCAGACTTCGTCCCCTTCGAGGCCCAACCACTACCTGCTCATAGACACCCAGGGCGTCCCGTACACCGTGCTGGTGGACGAGGAGTCTCAGAGAGAGTCCGGACCCGATGGGGCTTCGGCTCAGAAAAAGTGCTACAGCTGCCCAGTGTGCTCCCGGGTCTTCGAGTACATGTCTTACCTTCAGCGACACAGCATCACCCACTCGGAGGTCAAGCCCTTTGAGTGTGATACCTGCGGGAAGGCATTCAAGCGGGCCAGCCACCTGGCGCGGCACCATTCCATTCACCGGGCAGGTGGCGGGCGGCCCCACGGCTGCCCGCTCTGCCCTCGCCGCTTCCGAGAGGCGGGCGAGCTGGCCCAGCACAGCCGGGTCCACTCCGGGGAGCGCCCCTACCAGTGCCCGCACTGTCCACGCCGATTTATGGAGCAGAACACGCTGCAGAAGCACGCTCGGTGGAAGCATCCCTGA